One segment of Geminicoccaceae bacterium DNA contains the following:
- a CDS encoding rod-binding protein: protein MSNIDFHGNVGAPASDAAGSVPTARMRATADEFESVFLSQVLRGLSTGLEDSGPLADSDSNPFADMLQQEYAKLISRSGGIGIADAVLKEMLKMQEQPE from the coding sequence ATGAGCAACATCGACTTCCACGGCAATGTCGGTGCACCCGCCAGCGATGCCGCAGGGTCAGTCCCGACGGCAAGGATGCGGGCGACAGCCGACGAGTTCGAATCCGTGTTCCTGTCCCAGGTCCTGCGCGGGCTGTCGACCGGTCTCGAAGACAGTGGACCACTCGCGGATAGCGACAGCAATCCGTTCGCCGACATGCTGCAGCAGGAATACGCCAAGCTCATCAGCCGCAGTGGCGGCATCGGCATTGCCGATGCCGTGCTCAAGGAAATGTTGAAGATGCAGGAACAGCCGGAATGA
- the flgK gene encoding flagellar hook-associated protein FlgK, producing MSLTYTLQTALTGLNSAQRALGTTANNVANANTDGFSRKEVHQSTRIIEGEGYGVDTEEATRIVDEFLDVEIRKQLGFLGRSNALSDVLDQVEMRVFGAPGDGDRGLSNKFADFTASIEAVATSPENAATRSTMMAELEDMLNEIDGNATAVQGLRGDVDRQIKSTIDSINGDIQRLDHLNQQFARAIPTAELLDQRDQVLEDLAGKIDIGVFTHENNTIAVYTANGEALLEYGPKKLIYTPAASVTDSTAFRSIDVYDYRQIDAETGLPKAGETGSVLVSSGLRMDLTPELANDAIADSDQIVVSPLRTGKLQGLLEARDRKLPQLADQISEIATMVRYNVNKAHNNAMPYPLPTEFSGTRSGFADFDAAAGTGTATGIAHVAVFAADGTLATDISLDMSTYPSAVDLVTDLNTQLGGFGSATITADNRLEITMGNDVSGQPYGVALSEDTSSIAFTDNNGRDWNYGFAHYFGLNDLIVQDGTKTTELSVRPDISSDQSRIGQAILDYSTGTAEIGGAGDNRGLQNLAAAVRSDFTTIDRGGLAGRTTTIVDYISDVIGAQASDAAEADNRAASNQALTDELLQRQSSISGVNLDEELSKLIIYQRAYTVSARVMTVTNELFDELMNVGR from the coding sequence ATGTCTCTCACCTATACCCTCCAGACTGCCCTCACCGGCCTGAATTCGGCCCAGCGCGCCCTTGGCACTACGGCCAATAATGTCGCCAATGCCAATACCGACGGTTTCTCGCGCAAGGAAGTCCACCAGTCCACGCGTATCATCGAGGGCGAAGGCTACGGCGTTGACACCGAGGAAGCGACCCGGATCGTCGATGAGTTCCTCGATGTCGAGATCCGCAAGCAACTGGGATTTCTCGGTCGAAGCAATGCCCTCAGCGATGTGCTCGACCAGGTGGAAATGCGGGTTTTCGGTGCGCCCGGAGATGGCGACCGCGGATTGTCCAACAAGTTTGCCGATTTCACCGCCTCGATCGAGGCCGTTGCGACCTCGCCCGAGAATGCCGCCACCCGCAGCACGATGATGGCCGAGCTCGAGGACATGCTGAACGAGATCGATGGAAACGCCACGGCAGTCCAGGGCCTGCGTGGTGATGTCGATCGCCAGATCAAGAGTACCATCGATTCCATCAACGGCGACATTCAACGCCTCGATCACCTCAACCAGCAATTCGCCCGCGCCATTCCCACGGCCGAATTGCTCGATCAGCGCGATCAGGTCCTTGAGGACCTCGCCGGGAAGATCGATATCGGCGTCTTCACCCACGAGAACAATACCATCGCGGTGTATACCGCCAATGGCGAGGCGCTCCTCGAATACGGACCGAAGAAGCTGATCTACACTCCGGCGGCCAGTGTCACCGACAGTACGGCATTTCGGTCGATCGACGTCTATGACTACCGGCAGATCGACGCCGAGACAGGCTTGCCCAAAGCCGGGGAAACCGGTTCGGTGCTGGTCAGTTCCGGCCTGAGAATGGACCTGACGCCCGAGCTTGCCAACGATGCCATCGCCGACTCCGACCAGATTGTCGTCTCGCCGCTTCGGACAGGCAAGTTGCAGGGGTTGCTGGAGGCCCGGGATCGCAAGCTGCCGCAACTGGCCGACCAGATTTCCGAGATCGCCACCATGGTGCGCTACAATGTCAACAAGGCGCACAACAATGCCATGCCCTACCCTCTGCCAACCGAATTCAGCGGCACGAGATCCGGCTTTGCCGATTTCGATGCCGCGGCCGGGACCGGCACGGCGACCGGCATTGCCCATGTCGCGGTATTCGCTGCCGATGGAACATTGGCTACCGACATCTCGCTCGACATGTCGACCTATCCCTCGGCAGTCGATCTAGTCACCGATCTGAATACCCAGCTGGGCGGCTTTGGCAGCGCGACGATCACAGCCGACAACCGGCTTGAAATCACCATGGGGAATGATGTCAGTGGTCAGCCTTATGGCGTTGCGCTGTCCGAAGACACCAGCAGCATTGCCTTCACCGACAATAATGGCCGCGACTGGAATTACGGGTTTGCGCATTATTTCGGGTTGAACGATCTCATCGTTCAGGACGGAACCAAGACGACCGAGCTGTCCGTTCGACCGGATATTTCCTCCGACCAGTCCCGAATTGGCCAGGCCATACTCGACTATTCGACCGGAACCGCGGAAATCGGCGGTGCAGGCGACAATCGCGGCCTTCAGAATCTCGCTGCCGCCGTCCGTTCCGACTTCACCACCATCGACCGGGGCGGCCTCGCCGGGAGAACAACCACGATCGTCGACTATATCTCCGATGTGATCGGCGCCCAGGCCTCGGATGCCGCCGAAGCCGACAATCGGGCCGCGTCGAACCAGGCGCTGACTGACGAACTGCTGCAACGCCAGTCCTCCATCTCGGGAGTGAATCTCGACGAGGAGCTGTCGAAGCTCATCATCTATCAACGCGCCTATACGGTTTCAGCCCGTGTGATGACCGTGACCAACGAGCTGTTCGACGAACTGATGAATGTCGGGCGCTAG
- a CDS encoding flagellar assembly protein FliW, with the protein MTYEEGSVTTATLDRDEIATAGKPGTDDGPRETFESRFGPIPLNADRQIVVPGGLPGFPGHELFQLEQPPGVNTELLLLQAVESPDVGFFVMSVSEPTSILHLEDVAAAAQVLEIEADNLLVFLIVTFQRTPGGFRKYVNLRAPIFVDVDARRAMQLVLPNPDYSLKFELD; encoded by the coding sequence ATGACCTACGAGGAGGGTTCGGTGACGACGGCAACACTCGATCGCGATGAAATCGCCACGGCTGGCAAGCCGGGCACCGATGACGGACCTCGCGAGACCTTCGAATCGCGGTTTGGCCCGATCCCGCTGAATGCCGACCGCCAGATCGTGGTCCCCGGCGGCCTGCCGGGCTTTCCCGGCCACGAGTTGTTCCAGCTTGAGCAGCCCCCGGGGGTCAACACCGAACTGCTGCTTCTGCAGGCTGTCGAATCACCTGATGTCGGTTTCTTCGTCATGTCGGTCAGCGAACCGACAAGCATTCTCCATCTCGAAGATGTTGCCGCTGCTGCGCAGGTCCTCGAGATCGAGGCGGACAACCTCCTCGTTTTCCTGATCGTGACGTTCCAGCGGACCCCTGGCGGTTTCCGCAAGTACGTCAACCTGCGCGCACCCATCTTCGTCGATGTCGATGCCCGTCGCGCCATGCAGCTGGTCTTGCCGAATCCCGACTATTCGCTGAAGTTCGAACTCGACTGA
- a CDS encoding urease accessory protein, whose amino-acid sequence MTMDVAGLLLLGLLFGMQHALEADHLAAVAALSARRSSPWSMALRGAWWGTGHTVALFLVCGGALLTGFIITSRMEAALEFAVGVMITLLGANVIRRVLRDHIRLRVHRHADGRPHIHALAATAGGPTGLPVEHRHRDGFVRPLLVGIVHGAAGSGALLAILVATTRSPAVSISYIASFGVGSIIGMTLLTCAASLPLRRFEHGAAWTGQLAMAGIGGIAIVIGSRIMLENYPSLGF is encoded by the coding sequence ATGACCATGGATGTTGCGGGCCTGCTTCTTCTGGGCCTTCTGTTCGGCATGCAGCATGCCCTTGAGGCGGATCACCTGGCCGCGGTCGCGGCACTGTCGGCGCGACGCTCGTCGCCATGGTCGATGGCCCTGCGTGGAGCCTGGTGGGGAACGGGGCATACCGTTGCCCTGTTTCTGGTTTGCGGAGGCGCTCTCCTCACGGGGTTCATCATCACCTCGCGCATGGAAGCTGCGCTGGAATTTGCCGTGGGCGTCATGATCACCTTGCTGGGAGCAAATGTGATACGGCGAGTTCTTCGCGATCACATACGGCTGAGGGTTCACCGACATGCCGACGGCCGCCCCCATATCCATGCCCTCGCCGCCACCGCCGGCGGGCCAACCGGACTACCCGTCGAACACCGGCACAGGGACGGGTTCGTCCGGCCGCTACTGGTGGGTATCGTTCACGGGGCCGCCGGCTCAGGCGCCCTGCTCGCGATCCTCGTGGCAACCACCCGGTCTCCCGCCGTTTCGATATCCTACATCGCCAGCTTCGGCGTCGGATCGATCATCGGCATGACCCTGCTGACATGTGCCGCCTCGCTTCCGCTCCGGCGCTTCGAACATGGTGCGGCCTGGACGGGACAGTTGGCCATGGCCGGCATCGGAGGCATCGCCATCGTCATCGGCAGTCGTATCATGCTGGAAAATTACCCCTCACTGGGATTTTGA
- the hydA gene encoding dihydropyrimidinase: MSKVIKGGTIVTADRTWDADVLIEGEKIAEIGTDLKGDETVDAAGAYVIPGGIDPHTHLEMPFMGTTAAETFESGTFAAASGGTTMLVDFCLPGSDGSLLAALDDWDRKSRDQICVDISYHMAITDWNETIFGEMEEVVKRGINTFKHFMAYKGALMVQDDEMFASFKRCAELGALPLVHAENGDIVAELQKKYMDDGTIGPEGHAYSRPPEVEGEAANRAIMIADAAGVPLYIVHVSCEQAHEAIRRARQKGMRVFGEPLIQHLSLDESEYFDRDWDHAARRVMSPPFRSKDHQASLWAGLAAGSLQVVATDHAAFTTEQKRMGLKGFPMIPNGTGGLEDRLSVLWTLGVETGRLTPNEFVAVTSTNIAKILNCYPTKGAILPGADADICVWDPKLSKTISAANQKSIIDYNVFEGMKVGALPRYTLSRGEVVWAHGQNSEPRPGRGRFVRRPAFAATNRALSKWKELTAPRMVQRDPTNIPSGV, from the coding sequence ATGAGCAAGGTTATCAAGGGCGGCACGATCGTCACCGCCGACCGGACCTGGGACGCCGATGTTCTCATCGAAGGGGAGAAGATCGCCGAGATCGGAACCGATCTGAAGGGCGACGAAACCGTTGACGCCGCGGGCGCCTATGTCATTCCAGGCGGCATCGACCCGCACACCCATCTGGAAATGCCGTTCATGGGGACGACCGCCGCCGAGACCTTCGAGAGCGGCACCTTTGCGGCAGCGTCGGGCGGTACCACCATGCTCGTCGATTTCTGCCTGCCGGGGAGCGACGGATCGCTCCTGGCCGCGCTCGATGACTGGGACCGCAAATCAAGGGACCAGATCTGCGTCGACATCTCCTATCACATGGCGATCACCGACTGGAACGAGACCATCTTCGGCGAGATGGAAGAAGTGGTGAAGCGCGGCATCAACACCTTCAAGCACTTCATGGCCTACAAGGGTGCGCTGATGGTGCAGGATGACGAGATGTTCGCCTCGTTCAAGCGTTGTGCCGAACTGGGCGCCCTGCCGCTGGTCCATGCCGAAAATGGCGATATCGTTGCCGAGCTGCAGAAGAAATACATGGACGATGGCACCATCGGTCCCGAGGGCCATGCCTATTCGAGGCCGCCGGAGGTCGAAGGCGAGGCCGCCAACCGGGCGATCATGATTGCCGATGCCGCGGGTGTGCCGCTCTATATCGTTCACGTTTCCTGCGAGCAGGCCCATGAGGCCATTCGCCGTGCCCGGCAAAAGGGCATGCGTGTGTTCGGGGAGCCCCTCATCCAGCATCTCAGCCTCGATGAGAGTGAATATTTCGACAGGGACTGGGATCATGCTGCGCGCCGGGTGATGTCGCCTCCGTTTCGCTCGAAGGATCACCAGGCGAGCCTGTGGGCCGGGTTGGCCGCGGGTTCATTGCAGGTCGTTGCCACCGATCATGCGGCTTTCACTACCGAACAGAAGCGGATGGGCCTGAAGGGCTTTCCCATGATTCCCAACGGGACGGGCGGGCTGGAGGATCGATTGTCCGTGCTCTGGACACTGGGGGTGGAAACCGGACGGCTTACGCCCAACGAGTTCGTCGCCGTCACATCGACCAATATTGCAAAGATCCTCAATTGCTATCCGACCAAGGGTGCAATCCTTCCCGGTGCGGATGCGGATATCTGCGTATGGGACCCGAAGCTCTCGAAGACGATCTCCGCGGCGAACCAGAAATCGATCATCGACTACAACGTGTTCGAGGGGATGAAAGTTGGAGCCCTGCCACGATATACCCTGAGCCGGGGAGAGGTCGTCTGGGCTCACGGGCAGAACTCCGAACCACGGCCCGGACGCGGCAGGTTCGTTCGGCGCCCGGCCTTCGCGGCGACCAATCGCGCGCTGTCGAAGTGGAAGGAACTCACGGCCCCGCGCATGGTTCAGCGCGATCCGACCAATATCCCCTCCGGGGTTTGA
- a CDS encoding Zn-dependent hydrolase, producing MTLTSNLTINGERLWDSLMEMAKIGPGIAGGNNRQTLTDADGEGRRLFRSWCEAEGLSIGIDEMGTMFARREGTDADALPVMVGSHLDTQPTGGRYDGVLGVLGGLEIIRTLNERDIRTRHPIVVSNWTNEEGTRFAPAMLASGVFAGIHTREWAYARTDAEGKRFGDELERIGFKGDEPVGARKLHAFFELHIEQGPILEEQGRDIGVVTHGQGLKWLQITLTGRESHTGSTPMPMRVNAGLGMARITQLVDEIAWSHAPNALGAIGQCDVYPNSRNIIPGKCVFTVDFRSPKKEIIADMVERLEKGAREIAGKIGLEIEIEEVGAFDPVTFDEGCVTAVRNAAERLGYSHMNIVSGAGHDACWINRVAPTAMVMCPCVGGLSHNEAEEISPQWAKAGAEVLFHAVVETAGIVE from the coding sequence ATGACTTTGACCAGCAATCTCACGATCAATGGCGAGCGCCTGTGGGATAGTCTCATGGAAATGGCGAAGATAGGTCCGGGTATTGCGGGCGGCAACAATCGCCAGACCCTGACCGATGCCGACGGAGAGGGCCGCAGACTTTTCCGGAGCTGGTGCGAAGCCGAAGGACTCAGCATCGGAATTGACGAGATGGGTACGATGTTCGCCCGCCGCGAAGGCACCGACGCGGATGCACTGCCGGTCATGGTGGGCAGTCATCTCGATACCCAGCCTACCGGCGGCAGGTATGACGGCGTGCTCGGTGTTCTGGGCGGGCTCGAGATTATCCGGACCCTCAATGAACGCGATATCCGGACGCGGCATCCCATCGTCGTGTCCAACTGGACCAATGAGGAAGGGACCCGGTTCGCTCCGGCCATGCTGGCGTCAGGTGTGTTCGCCGGCATCCACACCAGGGAATGGGCCTATGCCCGCACCGATGCCGAAGGCAAGCGGTTTGGGGACGAACTGGAGCGGATCGGCTTCAAGGGCGATGAACCTGTCGGCGCCCGCAAGCTGCATGCCTTCTTCGAACTGCATATCGAGCAGGGGCCGATCCTGGAGGAACAGGGCAGGGATATCGGCGTCGTCACCCACGGCCAGGGGCTGAAATGGTTGCAGATCACGCTGACGGGCCGGGAGAGCCATACCGGCTCGACCCCGATGCCCATGCGTGTCAACGCCGGTCTGGGGATGGCCCGGATCACCCAGCTCGTGGACGAGATCGCCTGGAGCCACGCACCGAATGCCCTGGGTGCGATCGGCCAGTGCGATGTTTATCCCAATTCGCGCAACATCATCCCGGGCAAATGTGTCTTCACTGTCGACTTTCGCTCGCCGAAGAAGGAGATCATTGCCGACATGGTCGAACGGCTTGAAAAGGGTGCACGCGAGATCGCCGGCAAGATCGGGCTGGAGATCGAGATCGAGGAAGTCGGTGCCTTCGATCCCGTGACCTTCGACGAGGGTTGCGTGACTGCCGTGCGCAATGCCGCCGAGCGGCTCGGCTACAGCCACATGAATATCGTCTCTGGCGCCGGACACGATGCCTGCTGGATCAACCGGGTCGCCCCCACAGCGATGGTGATGTGCCCCTGCGTTGGCGGGCTCAGTCACAACGAGGCCGAGGAGATATCGCCACAATGGGCGAAGGCCGGAGCTGAAGTGCTGTTCCATGCGGTGGTCGAGACCGCCGGCATCGTCGAATAG
- the rutR gene encoding HTH-type transcriptional regulator RutR: MDCLAPLDRPQVSKKTPFRRSASGSRIQEANRERILSAALEVFAKHGFRGATLDMIAGRAGMSKPNLLYYFRSKSQIYAAVLENTLDEWLEPLRGMTADGEPLDEIEAYLDRKLELARDRPEASRLFATEIIQGAPHIKEVLEGHLRDLVAEKCSLIQEWINAGRLAPVEPLHLIFMIWAMTQHYADFDTQIKAVSGTGLDDGTFTADARTAIRQLLFEGLRPRSRNQADRA, translated from the coding sequence ATGGATTGTCTTGCGCCATTGGATAGACCCCAGGTGAGCAAGAAGACCCCGTTCCGGCGGTCCGCGAGCGGCAGCCGCATCCAGGAAGCCAATCGCGAGCGCATTCTGAGCGCAGCACTCGAAGTCTTTGCCAAGCACGGCTTTCGCGGAGCCACGCTGGACATGATTGCCGGGCGTGCCGGCATGTCCAAGCCCAACCTGCTCTACTATTTTCGCTCCAAGAGCCAGATCTATGCCGCCGTTCTCGAAAACACGCTGGACGAATGGCTGGAACCGCTCAGGGGAATGACAGCGGATGGCGAACCTCTCGACGAGATCGAAGCCTATCTGGACCGCAAGCTGGAGCTCGCCCGCGACCGCCCCGAAGCGTCACGATTGTTCGCCACCGAGATCATCCAGGGCGCGCCGCACATCAAGGAGGTCCTCGAAGGCCACTTGCGCGATCTCGTCGCGGAAAAATGCTCACTCATCCAGGAATGGATCAATGCCGGTCGACTGGCGCCGGTCGAGCCACTGCACCTCATCTTCATGATATGGGCGATGACCCAGCACTACGCAGATTTCGACACACAAATAAAGGCCGTCTCCGGCACCGGTCTCGACGACGGAACTTTCACCGCGGATGCGCGCACGGCCATCCGGCAACTGCTTTTCGAAGGACTGAGGCCACGCAGCCGGAATCAAGCCGACAGGGCATAG
- the asnB gene encoding asparagine synthase (glutamine-hydrolyzing) gives MCGFAGFYAPSSPVDGAGAEQIARAMARPIEHRGPDADGVWCDTDRGLAFAFRRLAIIDLTEAGHQPMLSRGGRLAIVFNGEIYNAATLKGRLDERGVVLRGHSDTEIMVEHMALFGIENTLTQLVGMFAIAVFERESGRLTLIRDRLGIKPLYWGRFGDAVLFGSQPKCFLGHPQFRPVMDEGAVAQFLRLGYVPAPHSIYSGVRKLEPGHMLTIDRSGRIGECCYWDIAAVAEEGVSDPLKVDDDMAIEQYDALLTDAVKMRMVADVPIGAFLSGGIDSSLTVSRMQKLAGRPVKTFTIGFTDPRFDESHQAMRIAELLGTEHHALTLDPGEAMALIPQLPEWFDEPFADSSQLPTLLVSRFAREHVTVSLSGDGGDEMFAGYTRYGDVMALKRKLGVLPASARHWLNRIDRLPGGAIGAVEALGRMAGTELRIDERAQRLAMAAGTRPTMLMRDVLSHWRHPDRLFPGIEEPVVDAWQHDTALEMPGDLQLCDMRTYLPEDILAKVDRASMAFSLEARVPLLDHRLVEYVWHLEASKRHRPGRSKWMLRELLARELPRHLFERPKKGFSIPIHEWLRGPMRDWAEALLDVSVLGRLPGIDAGYARTMWNQHIAGRADRRFELWNLLMLVSWNERWMRGRNGKGVEAGGLYALSA, from the coding sequence ATGTGCGGCTTTGCCGGATTCTATGCCCCTTCTTCGCCTGTCGATGGTGCAGGTGCCGAACAAATTGCCCGGGCCATGGCCCGGCCCATCGAACATCGGGGGCCTGACGCCGATGGCGTCTGGTGCGACACGGACCGGGGTCTTGCGTTTGCCTTCCGGCGCCTTGCCATCATCGATCTGACCGAGGCCGGCCACCAGCCCATGCTCTCGCGGGGTGGTCGGCTGGCCATCGTCTTCAATGGCGAGATCTACAACGCGGCGACACTGAAAGGCCGGCTGGATGAGCGGGGAGTTGTCCTGCGCGGTCACTCCGATACCGAAATCATGGTCGAGCATATGGCGTTGTTCGGCATTGAAAACACGCTGACTCAACTGGTCGGCATGTTTGCCATCGCGGTTTTCGAACGCGAAAGCGGAAGGCTGACGCTGATTCGCGACCGTCTTGGCATCAAGCCGCTGTACTGGGGCCGGTTCGGGGATGCCGTCTTGTTCGGATCGCAGCCCAAGTGCTTCCTGGGCCATCCGCAATTCCGGCCGGTCATGGATGAGGGCGCGGTCGCCCAGTTCCTGCGCCTTGGCTATGTGCCTGCACCGCATTCGATCTACAGCGGAGTGCGCAAGCTCGAACCCGGGCACATGCTGACGATCGACCGGAGCGGCCGGATAGGGGAGTGCTGCTATTGGGACATCGCTGCGGTTGCCGAAGAGGGGGTGAGCGATCCGCTCAAGGTCGATGATGACATGGCGATCGAACAGTACGATGCGCTTCTGACCGACGCAGTAAAGATGCGCATGGTCGCCGATGTGCCCATCGGGGCCTTCCTGTCTGGTGGCATCGACAGTTCCCTGACGGTTTCGCGCATGCAGAAGCTCGCGGGTCGGCCGGTCAAGACCTTCACGATCGGTTTCACCGATCCCCGTTTCGACGAATCGCACCAGGCCATGCGGATCGCCGAACTGTTGGGTACCGAGCACCATGCGCTGACGCTCGATCCGGGCGAGGCGATGGCGCTCATTCCGCAATTGCCCGAATGGTTCGATGAACCCTTTGCCGATTCTTCACAGCTGCCGACGCTGCTCGTCTCTAGATTTGCCCGGGAACATGTCACGGTGTCGCTGTCGGGCGATGGCGGCGACGAGATGTTTGCCGGTTATACCCGTTACGGCGATGTCATGGCGCTCAAGCGAAAGCTTGGCGTCCTTCCCGCGTCGGCGCGGCATTGGCTGAACCGGATCGACCGTTTGCCGGGCGGCGCTATCGGTGCCGTCGAGGCGCTGGGACGCATGGCCGGAACCGAACTGCGCATCGATGAGCGGGCGCAGAGGCTGGCCATGGCTGCCGGCACCCGTCCGACCATGCTGATGCGTGATGTGCTCAGTCACTGGCGACACCCTGACCGGCTGTTTCCCGGCATCGAGGAGCCGGTCGTCGATGCGTGGCAACATGATACCGCCCTCGAAATGCCGGGCGATCTGCAACTCTGTGACATGCGCACCTATCTGCCGGAAGACATCCTTGCCAAGGTCGATCGTGCGAGCATGGCGTTTTCGCTCGAAGCTCGTGTGCCACTTCTTGATCATCGCCTGGTCGAGTATGTCTGGCATTTGGAAGCATCCAAGCGCCATCGTCCGGGACGATCCAAATGGATGCTGCGTGAACTGCTGGCACGCGAGCTGCCGCGGCATTTGTTCGAGCGACCGAAGAAGGGGTTCAGCATTCCGATTCATGAGTGGCTTCGCGGCCCGATGCGGGACTGGGCCGAGGCACTGCTTGATGTCTCCGTGCTGGGGCGACTGCCCGGCATCGATGCGGGTTATGCCCGGACCATGTGGAATCAGCACATCGCTGGCCGGGCCGATCGTCGTTTCGAGTTGTGGAACCTGCTGATGCTGGTTTCCTGGAACGAGCGGTGGATGCGCGGGCGGAACGGGAAAGGGGTGGAAGCGGGCGGTCTCTATGCCCTGTCGGCTTGA